Proteins from a genomic interval of Prevotella sp. E13-27:
- a CDS encoding M3 family metallopeptidase — translation MDNNTQTEKRVNPFFEQYNTPHDTVPFDKIRLEDYEEAFMEGIRRDNEQIDKTINNPAKPTFDNTIIDKDDDTEGYYDLLERVSTVFFNLLSAETNDEMDALAQKMQPILTQHANDVRLNERLFERIKYVHRHHRKLTPEEKMLLEKTYQGFVRSGALLSPEDKDKLRKLTEEASMLSLQFSQNLLKETKAFTLHVTDEKQLDGLPQTAIDAAAQTAKEQEKEGWVFTLDYPSYSPFMTYSTQRDLREQMYMARNTLCTHANSENNIDICKRLVNLRREIAQLLGYKTYADYVLVNRMASNVKSVYKLLYDLIDAYKPTAEKELAEIKKSLPSSFTKGNSKEKETSLMPWDTSFYSHKLQLKKYNIDAEMLRPYFELSKVIEGVFGLANRLYGITFKENKDIPVYHPDVKAYEVFDRDGSYLAVFYADFHPRKGKQGGAWMTEYQGQFIDKKGENVRPHVSVVMNLTKPTAEKPALLTLGEVETFLHEFGHSLHGMFANTRFESLSGTNVWWDFVELPSQFMENFSIEKEFLRTFAFHYETGEPLPDELIDRIVKSRNFMCATACLRQVSFGLLDMAYYTQRQEFTADVIPFEKEAWKKAILGKQLTDTCMTVQFSHIMAGGYAAGYYSYKWAEVLDADAFSVFKKHGIFDQKTAQSFRDNILSKGGTEHPMTLYKRFRGGEPTIDALLRRNGIKRRK, via the coding sequence ATGGATAATAACACGCAGACAGAGAAAAGAGTCAATCCGTTTTTTGAACAATATAACACTCCCCATGACACAGTGCCGTTTGACAAGATTCGTCTCGAAGACTATGAAGAGGCGTTCATGGAAGGCATACGTCGTGATAATGAGCAGATAGACAAGACTATCAACAATCCTGCAAAGCCCACTTTTGATAACACCATCATAGACAAGGATGATGATACAGAAGGCTATTACGACCTCTTGGAGCGTGTGTCAACGGTGTTCTTCAATCTGCTGTCGGCAGAGACTAACGACGAGATGGATGCCTTGGCACAGAAGATGCAGCCCATCCTGACACAGCATGCTAACGACGTGAGACTGAACGAGCGACTGTTTGAACGAATAAAGTATGTTCATCGCCATCATCGTAAGCTCACGCCAGAGGAGAAGATGCTCCTTGAGAAGACCTATCAGGGCTTTGTGCGTAGTGGTGCTCTGCTCTCTCCTGAAGACAAGGACAAATTGCGCAAGCTGACTGAAGAGGCTTCTATGTTGTCGCTACAGTTCTCTCAGAACCTGCTGAAAGAGACAAAGGCCTTCACACTGCATGTTACTGATGAGAAACAGCTTGACGGACTGCCACAGACAGCCATCGATGCTGCTGCCCAGACTGCTAAGGAGCAGGAGAAAGAGGGGTGGGTGTTTACCCTTGACTATCCTTCTTATTCGCCTTTCATGACTTATAGCACCCAGCGCGATTTGCGTGAGCAGATGTACATGGCTCGTAACACGCTCTGCACACATGCCAACAGCGAGAACAACATAGATATCTGCAAGCGACTTGTGAACCTGCGTCGTGAGATTGCTCAGTTGTTGGGCTATAAGACCTATGCAGACTATGTGCTGGTGAATCGCATGGCAAGCAATGTGAAGAGTGTTTATAAGTTGCTCTACGACCTTATTGATGCATATAAGCCAACAGCAGAGAAGGAACTGGCAGAGATAAAAAAGAGTCTGCCGAGCTCTTTTACAAAAGGCAATTCAAAAGAGAAAGAAACATCTCTCATGCCTTGGGATACATCATTCTATTCCCACAAACTGCAGCTGAAGAAATATAACATTGACGCAGAGATGCTGCGCCCATATTTCGAGCTGTCTAAGGTCATCGAAGGAGTGTTTGGTCTTGCCAACCGTCTTTATGGCATCACGTTTAAGGAAAACAAAGACATACCTGTATATCATCCTGATGTAAAGGCTTACGAAGTGTTCGATCGCGATGGCTCCTATCTTGCTGTGTTCTATGCCGATTTCCATCCTCGTAAAGGCAAGCAGGGTGGTGCATGGATGACGGAGTATCAGGGACAGTTCATTGACAAGAAGGGTGAGAATGTGCGTCCTCATGTGTCTGTTGTGATGAACCTCACAAAACCAACTGCTGAGAAGCCTGCTCTGCTGACGCTTGGCGAGGTGGAGACCTTCCTTCACGAGTTTGGCCACTCTCTTCACGGCATGTTTGCTAATACGCGTTTTGAGAGTCTTAGCGGAACTAACGTGTGGTGGGACTTTGTGGAGCTTCCTTCGCAGTTCATGGAGAATTTCTCTATTGAGAAAGAGTTCCTGCGCACCTTCGCTTTTCACTATGAGACAGGCGAGCCTCTTCCTGATGAGCTCATAGACCGTATAGTCAAGAGCCGTAACTTCATGTGTGCAACGGCATGTCTGCGTCAGGTCAGCTTCGGACTCCTTGATATGGCTTATTACACTCAGCGTCAGGAGTTTACAGCCGACGTCATACCCTTCGAGAAAGAAGCGTGGAAGAAGGCTATACTTGGAAAACAGCTTACTGATACCTGCATGACCGTGCAGTTCTCTCATATCATGGCAGGCGGCTATGCAGCAGGCTACTATAGCTATAAGTGGGCAGAGGTGCTCGATGCCGATGCATTCTCTGTATTCAAGAAACATGGCATATTCGACCAGAAGACGGCTCAGTCGTTCCGTGATAACATACTTTCAAAGGGCGGTACAGAGCACCCCATGACGCTCTATAAGCGTTTCCGTGGTGGTGAGCCTACCATTGATGCACTGCTTAGGAGAAACGGCATAAAGAGGCGCAAGTAA
- the rlmD gene encoding 23S rRNA (uracil(1939)-C(5))-methyltransferase RlmD, whose product MTRKKKPLPILENVTIEAVAAEGKSLFHWDELVVFVPFCVPGDICDIQIRRKKHSFAEGEVVRFVKKSDKRAEPFCKHFGACGGCKWQNLPYEEQLKFKQQQVYDQLHRIGKIELPEFRPILGSVKTQEYRNKLDYGCANKRYLTKDEIASLPNDESQSLKNAPAIGFHITGAFDKILPIEKCWLMDDLHNKIRNEVRDYAIEKGLSFFDLREQTGLLRDVIIRNSASGEWMVIVQFHLEASPNPSEGRESRWDSHDGKQALDLLQHIADTFPQITSLLYLDNQKCNDTIGDQEIITFKGTDHIFELMEDLRFKVGPKSFYQTNTEQAYHLYSVAREFAFAPIEGAEMPSSPLVYDLYTGTGTIANFVARKARQVIGIEYVPEAIEDAKINSQVNNIDNTLFYAGDMKDILTDDFISRHGRPDVIITDPPRAGMHPDVIKTILNAAPQRIVYVSCNPATQARDLHDLDTLYRVVAVQPVDMFPHTPHVENVVLLEKKF is encoded by the coding sequence ATGACAAGAAAGAAAAAACCATTACCCATACTTGAGAATGTAACGATAGAGGCAGTTGCTGCCGAGGGCAAGAGTCTGTTCCATTGGGACGAGCTGGTAGTGTTTGTACCATTCTGTGTGCCTGGCGACATCTGCGACATTCAGATACGTCGCAAGAAGCACTCGTTTGCCGAGGGCGAAGTAGTTCGTTTTGTAAAGAAAAGTGACAAGCGTGCTGAACCATTCTGCAAACACTTCGGCGCCTGTGGAGGATGTAAGTGGCAGAACCTGCCATATGAAGAACAGCTGAAGTTCAAGCAGCAGCAGGTGTATGATCAGCTTCACCGCATAGGCAAGATTGAGCTTCCTGAGTTCCGTCCTATCCTCGGCTCAGTAAAGACACAAGAGTATCGCAACAAGCTCGATTACGGATGTGCCAACAAGCGCTATCTCACAAAAGACGAGATAGCCTCATTGCCTAATGACGAGAGCCAGAGCTTGAAAAATGCTCCTGCCATAGGCTTCCATATCACTGGTGCCTTCGATAAGATTCTTCCCATTGAGAAGTGCTGGCTCATGGACGACCTGCACAACAAGATTCGCAACGAGGTACGCGACTATGCAATAGAGAAAGGGCTCTCGTTCTTCGACCTTAGAGAGCAGACAGGACTTTTGCGCGACGTTATCATACGCAACTCTGCCTCTGGCGAATGGATGGTGATAGTGCAGTTCCACTTAGAAGCCTCCCCCAACCCCTCCGAAGGAAGGGAGAGCCGTTGGGATAGCCACGACGGAAAACAAGCTCTTGATTTACTGCAGCACATTGCCGACACATTCCCACAGATAACCTCCCTACTCTATCTCGACAACCAGAAGTGCAACGACACTATAGGCGATCAGGAGATTATCACTTTCAAGGGCACAGACCATATCTTCGAACTCATGGAAGACCTGCGCTTCAAGGTTGGTCCTAAATCGTTCTATCAGACTAACACTGAACAGGCATATCATCTGTACAGCGTAGCCCGAGAGTTTGCATTTGCCCCAATAGAAGGCGCAGAAATGCCAAGTTCTCCATTGGTCTATGATCTATATACTGGCACTGGAACGATAGCCAACTTCGTGGCTCGAAAGGCTCGTCAGGTCATTGGCATAGAATACGTTCCTGAAGCCATAGAGGATGCTAAGATCAACTCACAGGTGAACAATATTGACAACACGCTCTTCTATGCTGGCGACATGAAGGACATACTCACAGACGACTTCATTTCACGCCACGGACGTCCTGATGTCATCATCACCGATCCTCCACGTGCAGGCATGCATCCCGATGTGATAAAGACCATACTCAATGCTGCCCCACAGCGCATTGTCTATGTAAGCTGTAATCCTGCCACACAGGCGCGCGATCTTCACGACCTTGACACGCTCTATCGCGTAGTGGCTGTTCAGCCCGTTGACATGTTCCCACACACTCCTCATGTGGAAAATGTTGTATTATTAGAGAAAAAATTTTGA